A genomic region of Halopelagius longus contains the following coding sequences:
- a CDS encoding M48 family metallopeptidase: MVSQLALALAALLAGTELLFTALDYLNLTYGARAVRTAEEWVRDELGVDDTDRLLAYQRAKTVLSRAQSWVSLLVLLAVLLSGAFADAVVALTETGLPPVAQGVVLVVAAAVGSRVLAAPFDAWKTFRIEERFGFNNQTVGLWLRDLALGVVLSGAFAAVVAGIVLGAVELLPTLWPVAGWAAVVGLSLAMLVIYPRFVAPLFNDFEPVEAGALRDAVEDVFDRAGFDCEQVYEMDASRRSSHSNAYFVGFGRTKRVVLFDTLIEQMDRRAMQAVLAHELAHWKRAHIWKQLGLSAVRMAVVFAFLGWVTSSEWAYAAFSLPEVTYAGLVVGVLFAGPVLSLTSPLTNRLSLAHEREADDFAADVMGDPEPLSEALATLAGENLSNPFPHPAYAAFHMSHPPIPERIRRLRERHGEESSGDVPSAPTGA, translated from the coding sequence ATGGTATCGCAACTCGCGCTGGCACTGGCCGCACTGCTGGCGGGTACGGAACTGCTGTTCACGGCGCTCGATTACCTGAACCTGACGTACGGCGCTCGCGCGGTGCGCACCGCAGAAGAGTGGGTGCGGGACGAACTCGGCGTCGATGACACGGACCGCCTCCTCGCATACCAACGGGCGAAGACGGTCCTCTCGCGCGCGCAGTCGTGGGTGAGCCTGCTGGTTCTGTTGGCCGTCCTCCTCTCGGGGGCGTTCGCCGACGCGGTGGTCGCACTGACGGAGACGGGCCTCCCGCCCGTCGCGCAGGGGGTGGTTCTCGTCGTCGCCGCCGCCGTCGGGAGTCGGGTGCTCGCCGCGCCGTTCGACGCGTGGAAGACGTTCCGAATCGAGGAGCGCTTCGGCTTCAACAACCAGACGGTCGGCCTGTGGCTTCGGGACCTCGCCCTCGGAGTCGTCCTCTCGGGGGCGTTCGCCGCCGTCGTCGCCGGTATCGTCCTCGGGGCCGTCGAACTGCTTCCGACCCTCTGGCCCGTCGCCGGGTGGGCGGCCGTCGTCGGCCTCTCGTTGGCGATGCTCGTTATCTACCCGCGGTTCGTCGCGCCGCTTTTCAACGACTTCGAACCCGTCGAGGCCGGAGCGCTCAGAGACGCCGTCGAGGACGTGTTCGACCGCGCCGGGTTCGACTGCGAGCAGGTGTACGAGATGGACGCCAGTCGCCGGTCGTCGCACTCGAACGCCTACTTCGTCGGGTTCGGGCGGACGAAGCGCGTCGTCCTGTTCGACACGCTCATCGAACAGATGGACCGCCGGGCGATGCAGGCGGTGTTAGCGCACGAACTCGCCCACTGGAAGCGCGCGCACATCTGGAAGCAACTCGGCCTCTCGGCCGTCCGGATGGCCGTCGTCTTCGCGTTCCTCGGGTGGGTCACGTCCTCGGAGTGGGCGTACGCGGCGTTCTCGCTCCCCGAGGTGACGTACGCTGGGCTGGTCGTCGGCGTCCTCTTCGCCGGGCCGGTTCTCTCGCTCACGTCGCCGCTGACGAACCGCCTCTCCTTGGCGCACGAACGCGAGGCGGACGACTTCGCCGCCGACGTGATGGGCGACCCGGAACCCCTCTCGGAGGCGTTGGCGACGCTGGCGGGCGAGAACCTCAGCAACCCCTTCCCGCACCCGGCGTACGCCGCGTTCCACATGTCCCACCCGCCGATTCCGGAGCGCATCCGGCGACTCCGGGAGCGTCACGGCGAGGAGTCGAGCGGTGACGTACCGTCCGCGCCGACCGGCGCGTGA
- a CDS encoding DUF7662 domain-containing protein yields MEVCGYEFETVSRLDPDRTDDGVVAVQTPQREYEASDERAVHSDGWGPFCRFEVRDPRASRPGVYLVTVDDEAVYVGEAADVADRFSSGYGDVSPADCYEGGAERVCRVNTNVFHAARAGKDVHVHLHSTADFEGTDEENGALRRIIRGDLLSAFDAAWNREDGEAAVEAAVANAAEATADAASAASNRRESGDVTTNGPATDDAATDDATTNRAAGSDAAGTVRRGSPPSGKYGPLYDYLADHELDRVRLSFAELEVVLGAPVPDSARNWRQWWTNSEESHPHARSWLRAGYEVASLSLPDELVVFERLPRGRGSGPTETVGDD; encoded by the coding sequence ATGGAAGTCTGCGGGTACGAGTTCGAGACGGTCAGCCGTCTCGACCCCGACCGAACCGACGACGGCGTCGTCGCAGTCCAGACGCCGCAACGCGAGTACGAAGCGTCCGACGAACGCGCGGTCCACAGCGACGGCTGGGGGCCGTTCTGTCGGTTCGAGGTGAGAGACCCCCGAGCGTCGCGTCCCGGCGTCTACCTCGTCACCGTCGACGACGAGGCGGTGTACGTCGGCGAGGCGGCCGACGTGGCCGACCGCTTCTCGTCTGGGTACGGCGACGTCTCGCCGGCCGACTGCTACGAGGGCGGCGCCGAGCGGGTCTGTCGAGTGAACACGAACGTGTTCCACGCCGCCCGCGCGGGGAAGGACGTGCACGTCCACCTCCACTCGACGGCCGACTTCGAGGGGACCGACGAGGAGAACGGGGCGCTCCGCCGCATCATCCGCGGGGACCTCCTCTCGGCGTTCGACGCGGCGTGGAACCGCGAGGACGGCGAGGCGGCGGTGGAGGCCGCAGTCGCCAACGCGGCGGAAGCGACGGCGGACGCGGCGTCCGCCGCCTCGAATCGGAGAGAATCGGGCGACGTGACGACGAACGGCCCGGCGACGGACGACGCGGCGACGGACGACGCGACGACGAACCGCGCCGCCGGGTCGGACGCGGCGGGGACGGTCCGTCGAGGGTCGCCGCCGAGCGGGAAGTACGGACCGCTGTACGACTACCTCGCGGACCACGAACTCGACCGCGTCCGACTCTCCTTCGCGGAGTTGGAAGTCGTCCTCGGCGCGCCCGTGCCCGACTCCGCGCGGAACTGGCGGCAGTGGTGGACGAACAGCGAGGAGTCCCACCCCCACGCCCGAAGTTGGCTCCGGGCGGGGTACGAGGTGGCGTCGCTGTCGCTCCCGGACGAACTCGTCGTCTTCGAGCGACTCCCCCGCGGACGCGGGTCCGGACCGACGGAGACGGTCGGCGACGACTGA